TGACAACTTACCTTGTACAGTGAACTCTCAATCTCAGCCTGTCCAATATTACGTTTGCTTGCCACTGGCTGCTGgtgcttttgttgtggttgctgctgctctacCGGCCTGGCATCAGACTCAGCTTTAAGTTTCTCTTCGGCGGTTGCTAACTCTTCAGCAAGACTTCGATTCAAATGTTGAGTGGGACTTAAAGCCCCCCACATGTTAAAGCTCAGCTTAGCCAGCCTCCATTGCTCCAAAAAATAGGGAATGGCCGACTCTCGTAAATTCCCAATAATTTGTCGAGAGATAAGCAAACCAGCCAATTGCTGTGAGGGTGAATGGTAagatcaaaatattatataaagtgATATGATATTTCTACATAGGCCTGTATAAATGATAGATACTGAGCGGATACAACTTACCTCCTTCAGCTTGTCTTCATCGCGTAGGTAGAAAGCAATGTAAAAGAGTGAGAGGAACGAGTTGACGAATTGAAAGAGAGCCACCTTAGCTATTAAATGATTCTCGTATTTGGACTGCAGTCGATAATTTTCTATACATAATAAGAGAAAGCCAATAATAGTAAGTGTTTTTGTAAGCTTCAGTTAAGCATTACCTCGATCATTAAGCCAAACGGCCAACTTGAAATAGGCCTCATCCATCAAAGTAATTGCACCGGCCAGTAAAACTTTCGGAATCACACTTAAACAGCATAGAACGCTCTCCTCCGGAAGTTTGGAGTCCCACCAATCCTAGCGTATAAACAATTAACCGATAATGGCGGATTTatataatcaaatttgttgtattttttataaacttcCATAAATAGATTGACAAGCAAACAGTTGTTAATAAAACTCTTAAAAAGACCGGTAATTAGCTTATTTGTCCGGTATTAGTTCTCCGCATAAATCTTCAATCAATACTCATTTAGCAATACCTCAACTTTATTTAGCTATACACCAAAATATTTCCGTGATTCGACTCTTATATGTAATTTAGTGGAATTCTGAGAGCTATTTTTTATATCTATGTCCGTCTGCCCCTCTGTCTATAAgaaatagagctatattttttcaaaagcACTAGTAACTTGTGCACGCAGACcaagtttgttttagatttttgtaAAATCCGGAAACCGAAaagcaagcgtaatttttatgattcctgaaacaTTGGTTTTAATCggtaaaaattgtttaaggtatttaagaaataattcgAAATGACCAACAACGGCTTCTCCAGTCgggtcttaattgctttaGTTCATAATCTGGCTTATCTTGtaccctatggtatattttaaatgtaatagtatggatataccaaattcagcttttggtatattttactatttttgaatatattaatttagtatattataataattccGCACTGTACTGCTGTGTTCTATGTGTGCAATAAAGAAACCTTGAGCCCCCCGTTGTTTAAGCAAATAATTCTACATAATGTATTTCGAACAATGTTAGTACGACACATCAGTGAcaaatctaataaatataattgatttatggattatgaaaaataaacaaatttttaaatattttaaattaaaaggggtgtatttattatgattgcATCGAATAACGTTGGCGATtcgtaaaaataatatgaaatgtatAGAATTATgagtaataataacaaagttaaataaatataaaaaccttGTGCAAATTATACATGCATTGCGGAATTCCTTTATCGGGTATATTATGGTGATCCAGCCAATCCTGtgaaaaagaacaacaaacaaacgaaagaACGGAAGATAATAGTTCAATGATGCatgataaatgataaatacataaatacttcTGTTATTACCCTTTATAAGTGGCATACAGATATTGGCATGATTCTACACACAAAGTCTAATAAATatgctttataattttttcaatgaTGCGTGCTACATACTAAGTCGGCTAGATGCTTAATATTTTGTTCAATGATACGTGATAATTGATAAATACATAACTGCTTCACTACTTCTGCTATTACCCTGCATTTGTCGACACGACCCTACATAAATGCTTTATAATCTTGCAGCGGCAACTGCAGTCAAAgtactaaacaaattaaatttaaaatttgaaaattattttcgatGGGATAGTCTGTGTATGTAATCGACATAGAAACCCATCCCTACATAaatgttgattgttgttgtgagtATGTTAAATTGATATTCTTGTTTACTGCCATTAATTTAACTTGTGAATTGTTTGTGAATGTCAAGTGCGAGTGTTCAGCCTTTGCGTGAACCCGTGAGAGcatcaatcaaattaaataaacaaataaaattcaacaaattaatCTCATGAATGCTTACAAGCACAAACATAGGCGTTTAAAACAACACATCCGCTGGATCACCTAACTAATAGTCAAtccgcaacacacacacacagacctATACCCTATACCCTACTTTTGCAACACGAAATATTAATGAACCTGATACGAGTATTTCAATACATGGGGTAATTAATGGGAAATAACTCGTAGGTGCACCGAACTAAACTCTAGCAAAcgtataaaatgaaaaaactcACCTGAAATCTCAACATTAAAAACATCACAACAAACACTAAGCAGAGGCACAGACCAATTACAGGAAAGCTGACCAAATAGCGAAAGGCTCGCCGCTGCCATGCAGGAGCTTCTTTAGGTTCCAATCTTCCTGTCACATTGTTTTCTTCCAAAGGACCCTATTAAATTGCGCCTTAGAACcagtaaattattaaatttcaattatctCACCTTGTAGAGAGGCCTGGGCGGTTCAAGAAGTTCGGGTGGAGTTGATAAAGTTCCCCAGCGAAAGGCCAATTCCACGGAGTAGCGTTTCCAAGCCTCTAGATAGAGTGATGCCCAGGCTACATTGAAGAGCGAGAATAGCACATGGCCCATATCCTGAGCTATTTGGCCCTTGCCCCACAATATGCCGTAGAGTATAGTGCCAAATACGGCCGGCACACCCAATGCGCATGTGTAGTGGCCCAACCATGCAAAGTAGAGTGCAACCTTTACACCAAAATATGCTGCAATATCGTCTAATGGTTGGGGGGCACAGATTTGCTTGACCCAATGTGTTTGTAACTGCGCCAGAGAACCGCTCTCGTGCAAGGGAAAGACCTGTGTTATCAGTCCAGACTCCTGCCAAGCGGCAACAATACTTTGAccttcagcaacagcagcgcgaCCCTGTAGAGCGTCAATGTCACTGCATCCAGCGCGCAGTCCTTGTAGAACCTGTAACACTAACCACTGGCGCTCTTGAGATGTAAACAAAGCTGTGCTGCCCACATCGCCCCGCAATTGTTGGAAGCAGTGACTTTCGCGGGTTGTAAATTCACGCAATGCCCCTCCTAGATCTGGACGCAACCGCTTTGGCAGGCGAGCTTCCTCCGCTGCTCTGAAAAGTCTACGTAGAGAACAAACAATACAGTGATTCTGTCTCGGTTATTCGATTAGTCTTTATAgtcaattcaaattgtttcttttttttgttttctaactTGGCCACTTATAATtcataccaaagactataaaatacatacacaatAAAATAACTTCAGTTGGTTTGAGCTCATGCACTCATTACACGACGAGAAGTTTCGGCCTGGGCTGGGCTGACGAAATAAGTTAATGTTACTATTTATCTTAAAATGTGGATTTTATGTGGATTGAACGAAATTTCATTCTATAGTCTATGGGTCTGCTTAAGAATTAcagttatatttatacatCCAAAAATCAACGGAAAGGCTTGGAGGTCACCCTAACAGCCTGGTGACCTAACGCCGAGTCATCGGACTACTGTCAGGAGAAGACTAAAACTCTATCATCCTCAAGACCTGCTGGCTCGGGTCTTGACCTAATGTTTACCAGCAATACTATACATAAATTTTTCGTATATCCTTATGTTCAATTTACagtatataatttgtatatagcttatatttattatgtgctgctgacataatttattttctgcttagaatttctgatttgtttaaattgcTCAGTTAGGTAGCAGCTATCTTTGTTACCATTTcgttattatttcaaataaaaaaaatatatttatatatatttatacatcaCTTAAATGCACTTACATATTAACTGGAGCGCTCACGTAAAAGGCATTGCGGCTGGAGCTCTCGTGGGCCTTAACCTGGACTAAAAGACCTAATCCAGCAGGCGGCTGAGAACGTATGCGGGCGAGTAACCAACGCAAGGCCTCGTCTGGGGCATCCTCGGGAAATTCAATGACAACATCGCACTGGGTGGGTATTTTGTTAAGCCAAAGCCGACGTGGCGTCATAAGGTGTCCTGCATAAGGTACTTTGCGGCGTAATTGGCGGGAAGCTATGACGAAGCGAATTGAGAAACGCAAATTAATTGTTTCAGGGAAACtggcaaagaaaaacaaagcagACAAGCACCTCTAATTCAGAACAATTCcttctattaattttaatgaaagaCGACATATTAATGCGAAAATcagcaaaatattgtttattaaaaatatacaaacaatgATAACACTATCCAaacttcaataaatataaagataaTATAGACACAAAGAATatgtaacatatgtatatgtatgtacatatgtatatgcaaatgaaaactCAGTGGAACACACAAATGACTGCCACTAAACACAGAACACTAACATATCtactatttaattaaattaaataaataaaaaatatattctatttgTTTATCGCCAACAGATTCAAGATTTTGACCGTCTTTATATTTTGGCTAATACTTTAAACTATTAAATGAATACCGGCtacaaagaaaaagtaaatgaTAAGAGACATCTTAACGAAGTGGAGggattttttaattacttatacaaaataaaacctcAGTTGGCTATCATCATATATTGTGGTCTTCAAGTAGCTGGCGATTATCGAGCAAAGTAATTTGTAAGAGTTTTATAAACTAGTAAACCGCCCACATacctaattaaattgaatcaGTTGTTTTCCCCAACAAACTTAAGAACCTGTAATTACGTGCGTCCAAGAGACGATGgcattttaaaatagtatACTGGGAAGACGGGGAGACAAGTTTACGTTTTAAGTATCACACgctcattttatttgtattagtaAAAAATACAAGCAGAAGTACCTTGTTTAACGAACTGTCGAGTTCGCCACCCAAAGTAATCTAATTGATTTAGCAAtgatgatatatgtattttccAAAAGAAGGGCTTGagaaacatataaaaaaaagctgtTACCGCCACCCCCAGGGTATCACAGACACTAAAAGAGATAGACCTATATTTTTTCCGACAGCACTTTTCACTTAtacacgcagatcaagtttgtttaataGAATAGCATGCGTAGCATGAAGCTTAAGTCACGATTTAGTACATAAAATCACATCTCCAGTCTTTATGATTCTTGTCAATTTGGTTGCGCATATATCAGCAACTATTCTACTATTGTAGTAGTAGACGGTTTTATCATACAAAAGCGTTCTTAATCTTTAATCTTTAATCTTTTCTTAAATGTCATGAACTTTTTTTGTACACCCAATATATGACTACACACTACAGCTAAACTAAAGTTTACAGAATATGCATATGAGCATTTCCATAAAATTAaacgtaaataaatttatgtatgtaaataatgttattcattttattttttgttgctacaTTTTTGAAAAGGAAGTcacaaatatattctttttcaGATTTCCCACCCTAAAGTGCTGTTTTCCCCGGATTTTATTCATCAATTTCAATCAAGATCCTTGCACCAATAACAATCTAGAAACAAAATAGGAACAAAATAGAAAcagcaataaaacaaacatcGCATAATTGTACAAATTTTCTCAAACTTGTAGAAATTTGCTCACATTCGCTGTAACGctataattaacaaaattgtaaaattaattaagcgatagcaatactacaaaataaagcTACTAATAGAACATTGTGGTATCTTAGAAATGACTGGAAATGcccatataaataattaaggcATTGTCTTAAttcctatatatgtatgatacatacatagatgtaAAGTTTTCGATTTTCTTACCGTTTTCAATTGTCTCTTTGGCACAGGATATTAATTTGCCTTTGCGACGTCTCAAATTCGATTCAAAATTGTTGTCTTCGGTAAAATCATCATCTCGCGTTATAACCTCACTAGCTCCAGAGGTGCCATCCTcaccagctgttgttgttgactccGACACTTCCTCTGAGAACTGACGGACTGCATAGCTATGAAAGACATTACCTTTGCCTCCACCACCGCCACGCATCGTACTCTCAAAATGTTGGCTCATTTTGggccaaataaaaataacaaatctttcttttgttatttaatttttctttgatttccGTATCTGTGattttttcttataattttagtttcattgcttaaaatgttataatttttatattggaCGATATCACGTGAttaccaacaaaatattaaatcctGCGGAATAttgttcattatttatttttttcagtagtacaaatataaaatgtcGATTACAATTTATAGGAAGAGAACGCAAtcataaaatactatatgtaaAGAAATGGTGTAATaagaaaaaagctaaaaacacGCAACagaaaattttattaagaGAGTTTATTAGGTTTGTATTCCTTCTACCGGCTAGAAAAAGGGTGGCTTTTTGTGAATTTTGCTCAGAAATATTGAGTCCAGTTACTGTTCAACGATAGTCAAGGGTTCAATGTGCGTGGGAGTCacttaactatttttttttaatagtaattcaaagaaaaagcgacaacaaaaacGGAAGCACTAGAAATTGTCTACTTATTTCATAATCGCAACGACCCATTTAGGTTAATCCGTTTCACTCAGATAAAAACGAACCACTTAGGGTGgcatttacttaaaaaaaagtattgcatACCTCTAAGGGcgtcattaaaaattaagctTGAGCACCGCTGCCTGCTTGTGCAAATTGCAgtagaatttaattattaaattaccAACAATTCTATAACAATTATCTGACGGACACAAATTGTACACGTTTTCACTTTGGAAAATGCCACTACAGACTGAAATGTAGCAAAGTTGCTGCGCCCAGCTCATCATAGGAAAGAGCGCGCTCGTGGTGAGTTTCTAACTTATCGATTTTGTTCTGTGAGTTCTCGTGAGGTCGCTACATGCGTGcgagataaaataaaaacagagaAACACATATTCGCAttgccttttttgttttcatacaCAACTTTTGTCGAGAGCTAAAGAAGACGCTTGCAGAAAGCTAGCAGAAACTAGAAAGAAGCCAGACAAGAATACCGACTCCATGACTCATTTCGCAATATCAACTCATTTGAACATATTAAATCTATGTTATTATCTTTAGGttaattcaaaatcaattagtatgttaatatatcattaaagtacaatttttaaagacaaaattacatttatctTAAGGATTCGCGCAACATTataattcaacaatttcaaaaattatgaaattaaattataatataattttagacaaatattttttaaatcgatTTTAGAGGTGTGAGCACACAACATTTTTGGTTGGCGGTGAAAAATTGAAGCTGACAGATGAAAAAGGACGCGTTCTATTGTTTAGCTTCGTTATGTCGGTTAACACTCgtgcaaaaaatatttataaattcattggGGTAGGGTAGTGTGACCAAATTCGGTGAGAACAAAAAACTTTAGGCTTTCTAATTTTGACCCGATGAGAATATTGTGAATGGCAATTTTCTCAGCGCTAAATAAATGTAACTCCAAATGTTTGAAGTTTACACCTGCTGTAGTCCTTATTCCATTGTTTactcattttaataatacttagACGAAATCAAAGCTGTCTATACttcttattttacttttaagcAAAAGCGGCACCGCACATACAGGACCAAGAATTTTAAGCTCAGAACTTGTAATAATGTCAAAAGAGGCCGAGTGCTCAGATTTAGGTAATAAAAGTCATTCGcgatattcttaaaaaaaaaaaaaaactttcaagTCCGCCTCcataatttacaataataatgaatttaaaaatggtTACTTTTTTgtcttaaaaaaaagtattgagTCTATTAAGCctcagacaaacaaacaattttcagcaagttgaaaataatttgcattttttttagttttgcaacTTGCAAGTTCATTTTTAGCAGCAAAATGGTTTCACTAGTGTTTATGCGTGTAAATTTGATTGCAGCAGTCAAGTTGCTGCCAATTTTTTCGCATCGTTTGTACTTCAGATAATTAAGAAACCATTTTAAAACCCTTATTACTATGTAGCTATTAATCTAAAAATCAATGCTGCCCAATTGTGAGATTTAGAATTAaccaaattgtttaattggttttaataaataaattacttttgtcCTTTTTTTAGATAGAGCAACTCAGGATCAACTTTCGAATAGTTGCAACAACTTAGGATATAAATGAACTCGTGACCCATAgcgcaattttaaagctacccatagcttaattttaaagctagagctgcgaatttgtgtatacaataataacaatagtaattGTGATACCTGAattgatttggttgcgataaAAATtctagaagttattaaagaaatacttttgtatctacATGTTCGCCTATATTGGCAACAAGGATGAACACGACAACAATTGCTCGTGTCGTAGATGTTTAGAAATAAATACCGACTGCATAAACACTGCGATGGCTCTGCGAGTTCAAGTCCCGGTCGGGAatgtttttactattttttaatattttgtgacaTATTgttttggtaaattttaagaatattaacacaatatttagattttactcaaaatgtgtagcgggtatctcacagtcgagcacattcggctgtagctttcttacttgttttaatttatgcaatggCGAAGCAAATATCATTAGAGCGAGAGAACGCACACGagtgttttattataaataagttacaagtgaaatttatgagttaaaatttaataattgcaattacagATTCACCATTTAAGAATTTtagttgcaaataaaatagcaaaataacACAAACGAGAACGCGAACGAACAGaatcaaataaaagaaagGAACGGATATAGATTTTATGCATATGGAGGGCACATGTAGATTAGTAAGATTAAGTAacaaatagtatttaattgaaaaagtgaTAGAATCAATCACTGATACAATCAATCTTAAAGAGACCATAGAGAAAGGCCACTCGAAGATACAATATCTCAGCTAAAAAAGTTAAGTATTTGGAAAGAATGGGCAGATATGTTTTAAGGCAAAAGCAACTGATTTTATGGAAATAattcttgtatttattttttaacgatttgaaataaaattcataatattattGAACGAAATGGACgaataatacatttttcatttgcattagTGATATATAAGGGCTTGTGATTCATATTAATATGGTAAAAATAATGGTTCGTTGTCGTTACATAGTATATAAACTAAGCTATCATATACATAGACTACTGTCAACAAACATAAAACTAGGtctgaatttttaatttggtattacCAATTTTCTTCATCCTCCAAATTGTCAGCAGGTGTATTGAAAGCCTGTAACATTAACTTGTTTTATCCATTGAACGAaagcaaatttcattaaacttACCCCTCCTCCACGAACATCAACTGTGTTGAAGTTTGAGCGATTGGAACTGCTACCGCCACCGATTTCATTTAGAAAATCCGGAACATCTTGATCGGAACCCTTCAGAATTTTAATCAAATCGCCAGCGATAAGACGATCCTGATCAGGATCAAAAAATGAAGTGGCACGTCCACTGTTGCCCACACGACCCGTGCGTCCAATACGATGCACGTAATCATCAATGTTTGTAGGCATATCATAGTTAATTACATGcttcacatttttaatatctgaaaaaataccataattaTATGGTCAATCAGGAATAAATTGGTAGCTATCACTGACTACTTACCAAGCCCACGGGAGGCAACAGAGGTAGCAATAAGAACTTTCATGGTGCCATTTTTGAAATCGCGCAAAGCCTGTTCGCGTTGACTCTGTAAGCGATCGCCATGAATAGATGTAGTTGGAAACTCAGTTTCAGAGAAAAATGAGGCTAGAAAGTCTGCTCCACGTTTTGTCTCTACGAAAACAATGGTACCTTCAGCACCCTCACGCAAGATTTcctataaacaaaattgtgtttaattttaaaacaaacagaaatatGATTTGACTTACCATCAATTTGGAGCGCTTGCTAAACTTGTTAACCTCAAAAATGTCTTGTTTTACATCTGAGCAGGCACCTCCCACTACGCCAAtagtaacaaaaatataatccTTAAGAAACTCGCCAGCCAAACGCTGAATTTGCTCTGGAAATGTAGCAGAGAACATCAAAGTCTGATGTTCTGGGTGCATAGTTTGATGATGCATGATTTTGCGCATACTCTCCGAAAAGCCCATGTCCAACATACGATCAGCCTCGTCAAGAACAATGTATCGAATGTTGTCAAACATTATAAATGTGCGTTCAACAAAATCAAGCAAACGACCTGGAGTGGCAATCAGCAAATGACAACCCTTGTTAATCGCCTCATTTTGATGCTTAACCGATGTCCCTCCATAAACCAAACTAATCTTGAGATAAGTTGTATACGCAAACTTTCTTGCTTCATTGAAAATTTGGATCGCGAGCTCTCGAGTTGGTGACACAACTACCGCAAGCGGTTTGCCAATTTCTAGATCAGAAGGCTCATCAAGAATGTTTGTCAGTATGGGCAGCAAGAATGCAGCTGTCTTTCCAGATCCAGTCTGGGCGCAAGCCATCAGATCGCGTTTTCCAGCAATCACTGGTATTGAAACCTTTTGTATGGGAGTGGGAACTTTGTAACCAGCTTTAGTCACATTTTCCACCAAAATTTCGCGAAGTCCGGCTTGGTCAAACCGTTTAATCGATGTTGGCACATTCTCACCAGTCACCTTTAACAACATTAGATTTAgtttagaaaataatttatatcttATTAGATCACCTTAACGGGAATATTGTCATATTTAGAGAAGTTAATCCCAGACATAATTCCAGTGCTAAACATCTCCGTTTCATCGTTAGTCGGTTCAGGAGGGATATAAAATTCTCTAGCCTTCTTTTCACCTTCCTCGCCATTATCAGCATGATTGTTATTCATGTCACCAGCTCCTTCGCGACGACGACGCTCACCTATTGGgttaaatttacaaaacgaTTTTAAAAAACAGGCTTGCAGAAATTAATACCTTGGATCTATGCACattctatatttaaaacaaaaaaaatacgaatatgTTTAAGCCTTTCAagtatcaaatttaaataggACAATGACgtgttgatgctgatgaaaaatgttttcaatgaAATCAAGTTGTTGgttttaaagaatatttgtgCAACCgatattttttatggttttaatGGAAGTTTCATTGCGcaatattgaatttttcatacatataaattgtattctaaaaaagaagtcaaaattataaatttagatTCCTTAGAGaccattttcaaaaattttaaaaaataaaaactatttttgtttagAGAACcttaattatattcaaataaaaatatgtaaatgaataAGTGCAAAGAATAATTAAGTTATTGAAATTacactttaattattatttaaaaaaaagcataagGAATTTAACATAAGGATGAAATGTATCCGTCTTTGCTGATATTAATGAGGTTCGCAGCTTTAAGCTCCAATAAGATTCGAAAAGCAATAGCTGCCTCCATCCTCGTTTTGATGAATGCCACCGAACGCATGTCGACCCTTGGTTGCATGACGAGCGCACAGATCAAACTGTGTGCAACGCTCCTCTTCAATGCTGGCATATCTTTAACAATAATCGGATCGTATGTGTACAAGGCAGGTATTGAGATATAATGTGGTCTGCCTCCCTCTTTGGGTTTCGTAAGTTCAGTTCCATTTCTCGGATTGCCATCAATTATTAGATTGGCCTGTACTTGTTCAGCACCCACTTGTCTATAATTGTCTACCATCAACCGAAGTAAATTATCGTGCTTGATAATAAACTTTAAGTCTTCTAGGTTGTTGCCATATAAACGTTCTTGGATGCACTCCTGtttctgctgtggctgttgcggAGTATCATTGGCATTCGACATCGAATCATCTATGAGTCGCGTTGATGGGGTGATCATTGCTTGCGTTACGTTGGGAGTGCTGCTTTCAATTGTATGATTTCTTAGTCCGCCACACAGGCTCACACTTTCTGGTGGTCgaattatttcaattgatgTCACTATCGGTCTATCTGGCAAATTGTCTGAACAGA
This window of the Drosophila albomicans strain 15112-1751.03 chromosome 2L, ASM965048v2, whole genome shotgun sequence genome carries:
- the LOC117564572 gene encoding anoctamin-8 isoform X2; this translates as MSQHFESTMRGGGGGKGNVFHSYAVRQFSEEVSESTTTAGEDGTSGASEVITRDDDFTEDNNFESNLRRRKGKLISCAKETIENASRQLRRKVPYAGHLMTPRRLWLNKIPTQCDVVIEFPEDAPDEALRWLLARIRSQPPAGLGLLVQVKAHESSSRNAFYVSAPVNILFRAAEEARLPKRLRPDLGGALREFTTRESHCFQQLRGDVGSTALFTSQERQWLVLQVLQGLRAGCSDIDALQGRAAVAEGQSIVAAWQESGLITQVFPLHESGSLAQLQTHWVKQICAPQPLDDIAAYFGVKVALYFAWLGHYTCALGVPAVFGTILYGILWGKGQIAQDMGHVLFSLFNVAWASLYLEAWKRYSVELAFRWGTLSTPPELLEPPRPLYKGPLEENNVTGRLEPKEAPAWQRRAFRYLVSFPVIGLCLCLVFVVMFLMLRFQDWWDSKLPEESVLCCLSVIPKVLLAGAITLMDEAYFKLAVWLNDRENYRLQSKYENHLIAKVALFQFVNSFLSLFYIAFYLRDEDKLKEQLAGLLISRQIIGNLRESAIPYFLEQWRLAKLSFNMWGALSPTQHLNRSLAEELATAEEKLKAESDARPVEQQQPQQKHQQPVASKRNIGQAEIESSLYKYDGTFSDHLEMLVQMGYVVLFSAAFPLAGLCALINNLMEIRSDAFKLAHVHQRPFGQRVANIGTWQNALSILSLAAVIVNCALIGLSGQVSRLWPGLSTAQTIILIVTLEHIMLGLRQALTWLLPELPSWLAAEIARAEHCRREMQCKGTSPRPTPPTPHSSTSTQPEQEYNEGNTTHEQVMESQVADDLLLYDHELTDPGFGRSIEADVNIYENRDSSPDSPPSQTSTILIRPLHESTPPHGCSSLSSLHQDGNGGVSTSTVVDNPGSRMQSMHIQEIPPFRKKSSDSAGSSTSSSPQRCSKRQLQLQQLQQQHPTKIAEIPPYSKTRKISAESATHLQMSEKLHIKLHAPEWMSRLKVNDNANLHRSIDCISKELINNTDNTDILKPAPSWSNVALKSGASGNKLATSPATQQQYKIVASSSSSSGGGSVFSPNSVGPIASSGVINSQSRPSVGALSNSSSSSSQKLQQKHAKEDREKEKESDREKEREEEAAPTASTSSVNTDDEIKAAELAAKKSRLKQKLVKSARSVAIFSLKLKERRQREAEKAATIAVEHAKALAKLPMPQPVGGELSLIPIEQLIQIEDIKPVIKPTTTISTSSSTQASSSIHYHNHPQQQQ
- the LOC117564572 gene encoding anoctamin-8 isoform X1, translating into MSQHFESTMRGGGGGKGNVFHSYAVRQFSEEVSESTTTAGEDGTSGASEVITRDDDFTEDNNFESNLRRRKGKLISCAKETIENASRQLRRKVPYAGHLMTPRRLWLNKIPTQCDVVIEFPEDAPDEALRWLLARIRSQPPAGLGLLVQVKAHESSSRNAFYVSAPVNILFRAAEEARLPKRLRPDLGGALREFTTRESHCFQQLRGDVGSTALFTSQERQWLVLQVLQGLRAGCSDIDALQGRAAVAEGQSIVAAWQESGLITQVFPLHESGSLAQLQTHWVKQICAPQPLDDIAAYFGVKVALYFAWLGHYTCALGVPAVFGTILYGILWGKGQIAQDMGHVLFSLFNVAWASLYLEAWKRYSVELAFRWGTLSTPPELLEPPRPLYKGPLEENNVTGRLEPKEAPAWQRRAFRYLVSFPVIGLCLCLVFVVMFLMLRFQDWLDHHNIPDKGIPQCMYNLHKDWWDSKLPEESVLCCLSVIPKVLLAGAITLMDEAYFKLAVWLNDRENYRLQSKYENHLIAKVALFQFVNSFLSLFYIAFYLRDEDKLKEQLAGLLISRQIIGNLRESAIPYFLEQWRLAKLSFNMWGALSPTQHLNRSLAEELATAEEKLKAESDARPVEQQQPQQKHQQPVASKRNIGQAEIESSLYKYDGTFSDHLEMLVQMGYVVLFSAAFPLAGLCALINNLMEIRSDAFKLAHVHQRPFGQRVANIGTWQNALSILSLAAVIVNCALIGLSGQVSRLWPGLSTAQTIILIVTLEHIMLGLRQALTWLLPELPSWLAAEIARAEHCRREMQCKGTSPRPTPPTPHSSTSTQPEQEYNEGNTTHEQVMESQVADDLLLYDHELTDPGFGRSIEADVNIYENRDSSPDSPPSQTSTILIRPLHESTPPHGCSSLSSLHQDGNGGVSTSTVVDNPGSRMQSMHIQEIPPFRKKSSDSAGSSTSSSPQRCSKRQLQLQQLQQQHPTKIAEIPPYSKTRKISAESATHLQMSEKLHIKLHAPEWMSRLKVNDNANLHRSIDCISKELINNTDNTDILKPAPSWSNVALKSGASGNKLATSPATQQQYKIVASSSSSSGGGSVFSPNSVGPIASSGVINSQSRPSVGALSNSSSSSSQKLQQKHAKEDREKEKESDREKEREEEAAPTASTSSVNTDDEIKAAELAAKKSRLKQKLVKSARSVAIFSLKLKERRQREAEKAATIAVEHAKALAKLPMPQPVGGELSLIPIEQLIQIEDIKPVIKPTTTISTSSSTQASSSIHYHNHPQQQQ